One part of the Glycine soja cultivar W05 chromosome 11, ASM419377v2, whole genome shotgun sequence genome encodes these proteins:
- the LOC114373820 gene encoding uncharacterized protein LOC114373820, with product MTYFEEDAINGDGDRTRDVNRNHDGGGELYVNLRWDPQPEAPNTNRRGSSRLWYWVKLVLCFLCLGLLALVAFKWLVPLFTEKVIIPIINWETNTFSSPVLAVLVFASIALFPTLILPSSPSMWVAGLTFGYGFGFLLIISAAAVGVSLPFLIGSIFYSKIEGWLEKYPKRASVLRSAGGGNWFHQFQAVALIRVSPFPYIIYNYCAVATNVEYWPYLLGSMVGMVPEIFVSIYTGILIETLANASHQNHTLSTPQIALNVVGFCISGATIIFFTAYAKRQLKELQQKEDGLLLQ from the exons ATGACGTATTTCGAAGAGGATGCCATTAACGGCGACGGTGATCGAACGAGGGACGTCAATCGCAATCACGACGGCGGAGGAGAATTATACGTCAATTTGAGGTGGGACCCACAACCGGAGGCCCCGAACACTAACCGGAGAGGATCGTCGCGTCTCTGGTATTGGGTTAAGTTGGTTCTCTGTTTCTTATGTCTGGGCCTCTTGGCTCTCGTTGCTTTCAAATGGCTTGTCCCACTCTTCACAGAAAAG gtGATTATTCCTATAATAAATTGGGAGACGAACACGTTCAGTTCTCCAGTGTTAGCTGTTCTGGTGTTTGCTTCTATAGCGCTATTCCCTACCCTAATTCTGCCATCCTCGCCTTCTATGTGGGTGGCTGGGTTGACATTTGGTTATGGCTTTGGATTCTTGCTAATCATTTCTGCAGCAGCAGTGGGAGTATCACTTCCTTTCTTGATCGGTTCAATCTTCTATAGTAAAATTGAA GGGTGGTTAGAAAAGTATCCAAAGAGAGCTTCTGTTCTAAGATCTGCTGGTGGGGGAAATTGGTTTCATCAATTTCAGGCAGTTGCTTTAATCAGGGTTTCTCCATTCCCATACATAATCTACAACTATTGTGCCGTCGCAACAAATGTTGAGTATTGGCCTTACCTGCTCGGTTCCATGGTAGGAATGGTGCCagaaatatttgtttcaatttaCAC GGGAATTTTGATAGAAACATTGGCTAATGCTTCACATCAAAATCACACTCTATCCACTCCACAAATTGCCCTCAATGTAGTTGGTTTCTGCATAAGTGGAGCTACAATAATCTTTTTCACAGCCTATGCAAAGAGGCAGCTCAAGGAGTTACAACAGAAAGAGGATGGTTTGCTCTTGCAATAA
- the LOC114374381 gene encoding probable sodium/metabolite cotransporter BASS5, chloroplastic, protein MISSGLKPKHFHNVHSLFNLSKSQQPPNPIIVPCCRTNTHNNISSPFSIRFNSPFPYRSPKIPLKCAPLHSSDSLPPDPSSASTQMEQNSMSILEILKQSNSYLPHALIASILLALIYPRSLTWFTSRFYAPALGFLMFAVGVNSNENDFLEAFKRPAEIVTGYFGQFAVKPLLGYLFCMIAVTVLGLPTTVGAGIVLVACVSGAQLSSYATFLTDPQMAPLSIVMTSLSTASAVFVTPLLLLLLIGKKLPIDVKGMVYNITQIVVVPIAAGLLLNRFFPRICNVIRPFLPPLSVLVASICAGAPLALNVETMKSPLGVAILLLVVAFHLSSFIAGYILSGFVFRDSLDVKALQRTISFETGMQSSLLALALANKFFEDPKVAIPPAISTSIMSLMGFVLVLIWTRRGKSEIKNSS, encoded by the exons ATGATTTCAAGTGGACTGAAACCGAAGCACTTCCACAACGTTCATTCGCTCTTCAATCTTTCCAAATCCCAACAACCCCCAAATCCAATTATAGTCCCATGCTGCCGAACCAACACCCACAATAACATCtcttctccattctccattcgTTTCAATTCGCCTTTCCCAT ACCGGAGCCCCAAGATTCCCCTAAAATGTGCACCGCTGCACTCTTCAGATTCCCTGCCACCCGATCCTTCCTCTGCCTCGACCcag ATGGAGCAAAATTCAATGTCAATTCTGGAGATTCTTAAGCAATCAAATTCATATCTGCCTCATGCACTCATTGCAAGTATACTGCTAGCTCTAATCTACCCACGTTCTTTAACGTGGTTTACCAGCAG ATTCTATGCACCTGCACTAGGTTTTTTGATGTTTGCTGTTGGggttaattcaaatgaaaatgacTTCCTTGAGGCATTCAAGAGGCCAGCAGAAATTGTCACTGGTTATTTTGGCCAGTTTGCTGTGAAGCCTCTTCTTGGATATCTGTTTTGCATGATTGCAGTAACTGTTTTAGGCCTACCAACAACAGTAG GCGCAGGAATTGTATTGGTGGCTTGTGTTAGTGGTGCTCAGCTTTCAAGTTATGCTACTTTCCTGACGGATCCACAAATGGCACCTTTAAGCATAGTTATGACATCACTGTCCACTGCTTCTGCAGTTTTTGTCACGCCACTCTTATTACTGTTGCTCATTGGGAAGAAATTGCCTATAGATGTAAAAGGAATGGTGTATAACATTACACAGATTGTGGTTGTGCCTATTGCAGCTGGCCTGCTTCTAAATCG ATTCTTTCCTCGTATTTGTAATGTTATTCGACCATTTTTGCCTCCGCTATCTGTACTGGTGGCATCTATCTGTGCCGGAGCGCCACTTGCCTTAAATGTTGAGACTATGAAATCCCCCTTGGGAGTCGCTATCTTGTTGCTTGTTGTTGCTTTTCATTTGTCATCTTTTATAGCTGGTTATATCCTCAGTGGGTTTGTCTTCCGCGATTCTCTTGATGTGAAGGCACTGCAACGAACAATTTCCTTTGAGACAG GCATGCAAAGTAGCCTGCTTGCCCTGGCTCTTGCTAATAAGTTCTTCGAAGATCCAAAAGTGGCTATTCCTCCAGCAATTTCT ACTTCAATTATGTCTTTGATGGGATTTGTTCTGGTGCTGATTTGGACCAGAAGAGGGAAGAGCGAGATAAAAAACAGCTCCTGA
- the LOC114377637 gene encoding probable LRR receptor-like serine/threonine-protein kinase At1g12460: MRRHREIHLSHALLCTVFCLLVAASAATEKEILLEFKGNITEDPRASLSSWVSSGNLCHDYKGVSCNSEGFVERIVLWNTSLGGVLSSSLSGLKRLRILTLFGNRFSGSIPEAYGDLHSLWKINLSSNALSGSIPDFIGDLPSIRFLDLSKNDFTGEIPSALFRYCYKTKFVSLSHNNLAGSIPASLVNCSNLEGFDFSLNNLSGAVPSRLCDIPRLSYVSLRSNALSGSVQELISTCQSLVHLDFGSNRFTDFAPFRVLQMQNLTYLNLSYNGFGGHIPEISACSGRLEIFDASGNSLDGEIPSSITKCKSLKLLALEMNRLEGIIPVDIQELRGLIVIKLGNNSIGGMIPRGFGNVELLELLDLHNLNLVGQIPDDISNCKFLLGLDVSGNKLEGEIPQTLYNLTNLESLNLHHNQLNGSIPPSLGNLSRIQYLDLSHNSLSGPILPSLGNLNNLTHFDLSFNNLSGRIPDVATIQHFGASSFSNNPFLCGPPLDTPCNGARSSSAPGKAKVLSTSVIVAIVAAAVILTGVCLVTIMNMRARGRRRKDDDQIMIVESTPLGSTESNVIIGKLVLFSKSLPSKYEDWEAGTKALLDKESLIGGGSIGTVYRTDFEGGISIAVKKLETLGRIRNQEEFEHEIGRLGNLQHPHLVAFQGYYWSSSMQLILSEFVPNGNLYDNLHGFGFPGTSTSRGNRELYWSRRFQIAVGTARALAYLHHDCRPPILHLNIKSSNILLDDNYEAKLSDYGLGKLLPILDNYGLTKFHNAVGYVAPELAQGLRQSEKCDVYSFGVILLELVTGRRPVESPTTNEVVVLCEYVTGLLETGSASDCFDRNLLGFAENELIQVMRLGLICTSEDPLRRPSMAEVVQVLESIRNGLESH, from the exons ATGAGAAGACACCGTGAAATTCATCTCTCTCATGCTCTGTTGTGCACCGTTTTCTGTTTGCTTGTGGCAGCTTCTGCAGCGACTGAGAAGGAAATTTTGCTCGAATTCAAGGGTAACATCACGGAAGATCCACGCGCCAGTTTGAGTTCGTGGGTTTCAAGTGGAAACCTGTGTCATGATTACAAGGGTGTTTCTTGTAATTCCGAAGGGTTTGTGGAGAGAATTGTGCTTTGGAACACTAGCTTGGGAGGGGTGTTGTCCTCATCACTTTCGGGGCTGAAGAGGTTGAGGATATTGACGTTGTTCGGGAACCGTTTCTCAGGTAGTATTCCAGAAGCCTATGGTGATCTTCACTCGTTGTGGAAGATCAATTTGAGTTCCAATGCTTTATCTGGTTCGATCCCTGACTTCATTGGTGATTTGCCTAGCATTCGGTTTCTAGATTTGTCCAAGAATGACTTCACTGGGGAGATACCTTCGGCTTTGTTTAGGTACTGCTACAAAACCAAGTTCGTTTCTCTTTCTCATAACAACCTTGCTGGTTCAATTCCTGCCTCCTTGGTGAATTGCTCCAACCTTGAAGGGTTTGATTTTTCCTTAAACAACCTTAGTGGGGCTGTCCCTTCGCGGCTTTGTGACATTCCAAGGCTGTCATATGTGTCGCTGAGAAGCAATGCCTTGTCAGGGAGCGTGCAGGAGCTCATTTCCACATGCCAAAGTTTGGTACATTTGGATTTTGGTAGTAATAGGTTCACTGATTTTGCTCCATTCCGCGTCCTTCAAATGCAAAATCTTACCTATCTCAATCTATCGTATAATGGGTTTGGAGGACACATTCCTGAGATCAGTGCCTGTAGTGGGAGATTGGAAATCTTTGATGCTTCGGGGAATTCTTTAGATGGGGAGATTCCCTCCAGCATAACTAAATGCAAGAGCTTGAAGCTCTTGGCATTGGAGATGAATAGGTTGGAGGGGATTATCCCAGTGGATATTCAGGAATTGCGGGGACTAATAGTTATCAAATTGGGTAATAATTCCATTGGTGGAATGATTCCCAGGGGCTTTGGCAACGTTGAGCTGCTTGAATTGCTGGATTTGCACAATCTAAACCTCGTTGGCCAAATTCCTGATGATATAAGCAATTGCAAGTTTCTTCTTGGGCT GGATGTTTCTGGTAATAAATTAGAAGGTGAGATTCCTCAGACCCTTTACAACTTGACAAACCTGGAATCTCTTAACCTACACCATAACCAGCTTAATGGAAGCATTCCCCCAAGCCTAGGAAACCTATCAAGGATCCAGTATCTAGATCTGTCACATAATTCACTTTCTGGCCCAATCCTTCCTTCCCTTGGAAATTTAAATAACTTGACACATTTTGATCTCTCATTCAATAATCTCTCTGGTCGCATTCCTGATGTTGCAACCATACAGCATTTTGGTGCATCTTCATTTTCCAATAATCCTTTTCTCTGTGGTCCTCCTTTGGACACCCCTTGCAACGGAGCTAGATCGTCTTCAGCTCCTGGGAAAGCTAAAGTTCTAAGCACCTCAGtaattgttgcaattgttgctgCAGCTGTAATTCTCACTGGGGTTTGTTTGGTGACCATCATGAATATGAGGGCACGTggtagaagaagaaaagatgaTGATCAGATTATGATTGTTGAGAGCACACCTCTTGGATCAACAGAATCAAATGTTATAATTGGAAAGCTGGTTCTCTTCAGCAAAAgcttaccatcaaaatatgaagATTGGGAGGCAGGTACCAAAGCATTGCTTGACAAAGAGTCTTTGATAGGTGGTGGATCAATTGGTACAGTCTACCGAACTGATTTTGAAGGCGGCATCTCAATTGCAGTGAAGAAGCTTGAGACTCTGGGAAGGATCAGAAACCAAGAGGAATTTGAGCACGAAATTGGTCGACTAGGCAACCTTCAACACCCTCATTTAGTTGCTTTTCAAGGTTACTATTGGTCATCTTCAATGCAGTTGATTCTATCAGAGTTTGTCCCAAATGGAAATCTGTATGATAATCTACATGGGTTTGGCTTTCCTGGAACCAGTACTAGTAGAGGCAATAGGGAATTATATTGGTCTAGAAGGTTCCAAATAGCAGTGGGAACCGCGAGAGCCCTTGCTTATCTCCACCATGACTGTAGACCTCCAATTCTTCATCTCAACATTAAATCCTCTAACATTCTCCTAGATGACAATTATGAAGCCAAGTTGTCTGATTATGGTTTAGGAAAGTTACTTCCCATTTTGGATAATTATGGTCTGACCAAATTCCACAATGCTGTGGGATATGTTGCACCAGAGTTAGCTCAAGGCCTGAGGCAGAGTGAGAAGTGCGATGTTTACAGTTTTGGAGTCATTCTTTTGGAGCTGGTTACAGGAAGGAGGCCTGTGGAAAGTCCAACCACAAATGAGGTGGTGGTTCTGTGTGAATATGTAACAGGTTTGTTGGAGACTGGCTCAGCTTCAGATTGCTTTGACAGAAATTTACTTGGCTTTGCTGAGAACGAATTGATTCAGGTTATGAGATTGGGGCTAATTTGTACTTCGGAGGATCCTTTAAGGAGACCAAGCATGGCTGAGGTTGTCCAGGTCCTTGAGTCCATTAGAAATGGATTGGAGTCCCATTAG